The DNA window TTCGAAACCGTTCTATTAGATGGTCTTAGACAATGATTTTTACAGTGTTGCTATTGAAGTTTAAATTTTCATTACGTTAtagcaataaaataaaaccgttctctttaactattttaaaaaatgttttataaCCATTACAACAATTGTTTatcaaacaataattttttaatattatttaaataattatacaaattaaaagatatatataaaaataattataaataatcgTTTAATCCCCCTCTAAATTAAACCCTAACATAACCAAGGAACTCTCTTCAGAACAAAACAACATCAGCACGTGTGGTCTTCTTCCCTGCTCCCTCTACCATCAACCATAACCCACACCAACTCATCAGACTTAGAGCCATCATTGCACACAAATCAAACTTTTCGCAACCTCACCATGTAGCCCTAACCCACTGTCGAAGGAAGGAGCTCTCGGTGCGCCGTCGCTGCGTCTTTGAATCGTCACTGCGTCTCTGGCCGTTTCTCTCCTTTTCACGGCATCACTGCTTCTCCCATCTCCGTGGCATCACTGCTTCTCCCCTCACCTTGCCGCGTTTGTTGTTGTCTTGGTCGTTTGTGGGTTGTGCTTCTTCTGCTTCTACTTTGCTGCTTTTGCTTCTGTCATTTATCGGTTGTCGCTACTTCTGTCGTGGTTGCTGGCTTGGTCGTTTGTGGGTTGTCATTTGTGGtaaccaaggttctgaaaaccggtttGAACTGACCGatcgaaccggttgaaccgtgAACCGGTGAAGTTTCTGGTTCGGACAGAAGTCATAATcgtcttttttttaaaaccgTTATCGAACCACTGAACCGACCGAGAACCGGTCAGTCGAACCGAATCGGGACCCGGCCGGTTTTTAGATTTTCCACCAAAACCTAATCCTCTTCTCCCGTCCTTGAGCACTCACTTCACTCACACTACCCGCAGCAACATCCGGCCATCGAGCTCCTCCATCACTCTGTCACTTGCTCCGTCCAGCCACCGCCGTGCCACCCCGCCGTCGCAACTGTCATCTCCAGCCACTCTTCCCCAAGCCATTCCCCCAATTCTCAGTCCTTCCTCTCTCAACTCTCAACCCTAGGTTCAGTCTCCCCCACCGCCGCAAGGCTCAACTCAGCGCTAAACAATCGGTGCCTCCGCCTGTATATTCTCCTGGTAGCCTGTCATCCGTCGCACGTCGTGGGTTGTCGTGGTCATTGCCTAGTCGATGGTCGCCCTCACCTTCTCATCACCGGCGTTCTTGCTCCTTCTCCCTCATACTCTGCTCATTGCTCACTTCTCAGAGTCTCATACTGAAAGTAATGGTtatttttttgccttttttttgttcatttattgtTCAGATTCAGAGATGTCCCTTTCCTCCTTTGCTTGGTAAgattagtatgatttagtttatTCATTCAAGATCTTGCTTAGGTTTTTTTTATGCTTAATCACTTAGTTAGGCATTTGGTTAAATTGGGGATAATTGTGCAGAACAATGACTGGATGAACGTTGCAACTCTTGTTTTAGTTAGTGGTTCTTTTAATTAGTAGCTTGCAGTTTTAGTTCTTATTTGGTTGTTGGATTGCTATATTAACTTATTTTGTTATGCtcttgatctttctaatttgtTACTTTGATAAATTGTTGTTCTAGGGGCTCTTCTTGATTTTGTAAAATGTAATTGTTAGATTGTGCtggttttgatattttaataacttattaatttgataaattgtatttgtggtttgttattttttattttgatataggAGTACACAGGGAAGGAACTAGACAAAAAGTTATTCAATGTAATACTGAACACTATTAGTAATACGAACAAAGGTAATTTAATGTTCTTCACATCAATTCCTTAGTTCTAAGCTTGATGCAGGTGTCCACAAGGAAGGAACGAGAAGCTGTTTTAGATATGCTTCCTTAGTTGTTATGTTTTTCTTAGATGAGTTTGAGGAATGTTAAGAAAACCCATAACGAGAAGCTCTGTTTCCCCGCGCTCCAGCTTTGTTTTTAATGATTAGTATGTTGTTCCAGTTCTTGTTTTCTTGTTGGTTTGCTATATTTTAAAGCTTTAGTTGTtcttgttattttgattttcagttctAATTGATCTTATTAACTtgttaatttcataaattaatgTTATAGTGTTGttcttaacttttaaattttagattgttAAGTTGTTATGTTGTTCTTTACCTTTtgataatttgttaattttataaattgttCTTGTTATGGTTTGCTGTTCTTGATTTGATAAATTGTTCATGTTATTAATGTTGATTTACTAAATTATTCATGTTGTTGATCTTAATTGGCTAAATTGTTCATGATGTtgatcttaattaattgttctTGACTTCTTGTATTAGAAAGAGAATGGAATTGAGGTATATCAATTTACAGAAAgctataaattaaaaagaggATACTCATTGGGTAGAGCTCCTTTATTACTTCATTAAAtgtttttttgaatttctaatGCAATACCTGAGATTaagaattgaatggaagatgAGCAATATTaacttttgtttgtttgtttgtttgaatATGAATTCAAGATTCTGTAAAACTGACTTTTACTAGGAATCCTATCGCTTGCTCAATATGTTTCAGTGCCTCCTAGGCTGAGCCATCATACTGTGCATGACAGATTCAGGTCATGATGCAACAGTAGACTGGTAATGATTAAATTAAATACCCCAAAATATTAGTATTCTCTATGCAGCAATTTGACATGTAATATGAAGATGGTGAATAATTGAATGGTTTGTGactgattatttatttttttattatttgacttGTGTTTGTATTTGGATAAAATTATAATAGTGGTTgatgtaatacttttaatttggataatatttaaaagattatattagtctataaatatattttagtgtgtttatttatattttatttattattttttaataactggtatttttctttgattttgttttgattttaatattaatttcaaTCTTGATTTGGTTTAATGTTGTTCTGATGTTGATTTGGTAATTGGTTCTTTGGAaatgttgttttaattttattttgattttaatgtTGATTTGGTATGTAACTGGTTCTCTGAAAATACTGCTCtggttttgttttgattttaatattaatttgttataatGCTATTATGATTTTGATTTGGTAATTGGTTCTCTGAAAATgttgttttgattttattttgattttaatattgattttatattcaTTTGGTATAATGTtgttctgattttgatttgaaaactGGTTCTCTTGAAATGCTattctgattttatttttattttaatattcatttgGTATagtgctattttgattttgatttggtAATTGGATCTCTGGAAATGCTGTTCTGATttcgttttaattttaatattgattttgGTCATTGCTCTATTTTGGTCATtgatttaaaatagaaaaatattaccaCAATTATGCATATTTGTATATGGTTGATTGGCTTGGTGGCTTCAACTCGTGCTATTATTTTCAGTCTCTTTGAGCTGTTTAAtgtaaataaatttgattttgttgttaatttttgGATGTCATAAATCAAAAGTGTTTTGGTTCACTAAGTatataattgttgattttttgATTGGCTTGTTAAGAGATAGTGAATTTAGTAATTTTGTACCGGTAGATAGGTTGAAGGTGCTTTTGTTATGTGGTAACTAGTGTCTTTGGTGGGTTTTGTAAGATTTATAGGTGCTAGTGTTAGTGTGTAGTCATGGAAGTGATAGTAACATTATTAGTATTAGGATTATGGTTATGAATtgcttatatttttattctttgttgCTATTATAGTTTGTCTCTTTAAAACCAGAAAAATGGAATCAAATAGTTTGTCTCTCTATAGCTGCCAACACTACAGGTGAATCATTTAATAggttatctttttgaattcgtTTGAAGATTTAATTGTTAAGAACATTTAGTGATTGATTGATTGCTTAAACTTCTTTGTATAGTTTGTTAAATACAAATTGTTAGTTTCATGATTGGTTGAAATGTTATCTTTTGAACATTAGTGGTTAACTTCTAGAAATCCTTTAGAAGTAATAAGCTCTTGATTAGAAAAATCACTTATCGTTAGTCTAAAATATATGTCCGTGTGTTTTACTTTAGTTGACAAAGTAATGGACAAAAGGTGGACTAGTTTACCAAGATATACGAAGGTAAATTGTTCCGCCGACTTCCCTATTTGAAACTTCTCCATGTCCCCTTCTGGCTCTGGCCTTGGTTTGTCTTCCATTCTTACATCTAGATTGGCTAAGAACACGCCGGCCACCTTCTTGGACTTCTTCCTTAGGGAGAGACTGGCGTTGTCGCATGCGACCGGCGCTTCCAAGTCTCCCCTAATGGAGTCAACCGTTTCTTTGTCTGTCACGAACTTCATTGTTAGGAATTTGGTGCATATCACAGCTGAGAATTTGTTGATGGTTTTCCTTTCAAAAATGATGTTGTAGGTCGTGGAGCCTCTGAGGACTACGAAGTCCGCCATTACCGACCTCTTAGCGTCACCAGCTCCAAGGCAAATTGGGAGTGAGATCGTCCCGTCGGGTTTTATGTAATTGGCGCCTAGCCCCATGACACCGTGTTGGTGAGTCTTGAGGTCGGACTCCCTGAATCCCATGGCATCAAACACGTTTCTGAGCAGGATATTGGAATCAGCTCCAGTATCGACGAGAATTCACCTGACCAACCCGGTCCCAATCATTGCCGTGATCACCATGGAAGGGTTCTCAGGGAGGTCGTGAAACCACTGGTCTTCTAGGCCGAAGAATATCATGGGAGGTCCTCCGTTTGGGGTGGCGGGACCTCCCGTCGAAATGGAGAGGATCCGGGTATCTTTCTTTGCTGTTGACTTAGATTTGGGGGGGGTATCGCGTCCGACCACGACGTTAACCACAAAATTTGGGGGGTTGTCAGTGGCCCCTGTGGGTTCTTGTCTCGCCTTAACGGTCCGGCTTCGATCTTCTTCTGAGCGCTCCCATTCTCGTCTTCTGCGCTCTCGGATAAGTCGGGTGAACTCATTCAACTTTCCTTCCCAGATGGCCTGTTCTAAGGCATCTTTGAGGTCGAAATAGTCTTGGGTCTTGTGTCCAAAACCCTTGTGATAATCACAGTAGAGGCTCTTGTTGCCTCCCGTTCTCTCTTTCAACGGCCTGGATCTGGACAGGATTCCCTTGTCCACGATTTGTTGGTAAACTTCCACTATGGGCATCGTGAGTGACGTATAGTTTGTGAACCTTTCGAATCACGAAGGTTGTTTGTGCTGCTTGGCTGGGGTTCCGTCCCTGGGGGTCTCCTGGTATCTATCGACCTGGGAGACCTGCCGCGCTGAAGAGTTAGGGAGCTGCCACTTATTGGCTGCTACAACCTGACTTACTTCCTCATCATTGATGTATTCCATGGCCACACTTTGAATTTCCTGCATAGTCCATACAGGCTTAGTTGTGAGGTGCTTCCTAAAGTCCTCGTTTAGCAGGCTGTTTGTTAGGCAAAGACTAGTGACCGAGTCCGTGAGGCCGTCAATTTCCAAGCATTCATCGTTGAACCTGTCCAAAAACTTTCTAGTCGGTTCCCCGGGTTTCTGGGTGACCCCTAGCAAGTTAATTGGGTGTTTTGCCTTGGCTATGCGTGTCGTGAACCGAGCCAGAAAGCTTTGGAAGATGTCCACGAAGGTCGCAATGGACCCTTGTGGGAGGGCGTTGAACCATCGGATCGCTGGGCTGGCCAGCGTCACAGGGAATGCTCGGCATCTGACCACGTCGCCTACTCCTTCCAAGTTCATCCTTGCTTCAAAAGCTGTTAGGTGCTCCTGGGGATCCTTGGTCCCGTCGTACCTCATGTCTGTcgatttttcgaaattcttcgGAAGCAGGACCTTGAGGATTGAGGGATGGAAGGGGGTGGCCCCCATGATTATGGGTTCCTGTTGTTTCTTGGCCTTCCTTCTTTGGGATTCTCCGCGAACCTCGAACCTGCCCTGGTGGGGTCGAGAGGTCGCCTGCGTGTATACCTCGTCGCGCTTTATTGGACTCCTTTCTCGGCTCTCTAGTCTTCGGAAAGGAGAGCGGGTGCGGGTGCGGGTGCGAGATCGGCTGGCGTCGTCGCGGGAGTGACTGACATCTCCGTGGGATTGGCTCATCGCTGCTAGCTCCCGTTCTAGGTTTTGTACTCTGTGTCTGAGCTCCTACATGATCTTGGCGCTATCGGCTCCTGTCCCCCGGAAGGGACGCCTTTCGGGGGTTTTGGTGTAGATCTGTTGGTTAGGCAGAATGGAGGAACGTGGGTGTTTGGCGGTACGAGCCGTCGAACTTGCCCTATTAAGGCGAGCCCCTCCTCCTTCGCGAAGCTCCTCTGACGTGGGAACTTGCTCCATGTCCACAGGGTCCCCACAGACACCGCCAATATTCGTTACCTGATGATCTCGGGTACTCGACGAGTCGGGTGGTAATGAGAAGGAGAGTGGATGAGACCTTGAGCTGATGTGGAGTGAAGACAAAAAACGTGCTGGTAATGCCATAGGCAGTGTGAAGCATGGGGGTGGCCACCTGCAAGGATACTCTGGCGATCAAGTCAGTGTCCGTACGATGTAGTGGCCGAATTAGGTAAGAATGTTACGTACCTCGGGGGGAGAGCTGACCTCTTTCCTTTTATACTGTGCAGGGCGGGCCCTGAGAATGACCTAGCCCACTgcccaagaagcttccatgagcTATCGTAATCCACGTAAGAAGGCAGGTCGTTCCAGACCTCAGGTCGGGGCTTCGCGTCATGATCCAAAGGTACCGGCCCGAACGGTGTCTTGGGCCGTACGGATGGTAAGTCGGGTAGACCCTGGGTCGGGCGTTCTAGGACCCGACCCGTCAGACTCTCTTTTGCAGGGTCTTGTGCTTGGGTCAGGGGTGGTGCCCTGACCCGACGACTAGTGGGCTGAACTCGGCAGTCCGTAACAACTTCtaaccaaattctttttcaCAAGCTTAGAAATTTGAAACATGCTTGCATGTCCCAATTTCTTGTGCCAAAaccaattttcaaattctttggAAGTGAAACAagttacattttgttcttttagTTCCTCTAAGATTTGTCCATACACGTTATTGCATCTTTTAGCTCCAAACAATTTCACCGGATTTTTCACACACAACAACGGTTCCAATTTCttgaaaataatcaaatattctAAGTCACACAATTAATTAATGCTTAGATGATTGTGTTTCAATctattaactaaaaatataatattaatgaaAGTTGAGAAACTCTTACCAATGTTACCTACGGCCACAGTTTTTCTTTTACTATTATCACCGAAAGTCACAAAGTCTCTATCTTATTTATAAGCTTGATGAAGAATATGAACATTCCGGTCATGTGCCTAGAGCATCCACTATCAAGTATCATATGTCATTATTCATCTTGGATGCTTGGCAAAACTGCGCAAAGCTTTTAAGTGACCTTAGATATCCAAATCTTTTTGGATTCTTTAATGCtaatccatcttggttgcccaagtgcattaaaatcacaaacaaccttttatgttttatttccaactcttttttgTCAATAAAGCATTGAGAAGAAGAGTGACCATGTTTATTGCAATTAAAGCAGTGATTTGTGCGGACATGCTGCTGATGgtgattaaaatatttgaattttctaGTATTTAAAAATGAGTAAATAGCCAAATTGGTCCCCGAAAGATAGCCCAATCTTCAAACGAGTCCCCgtaagaaaaagataataaaatttgtccccgaaaaatttaaaattggtaACGTTAGTCCTTCCGTCAGTTGGTTGATGACGTGTCACGTTAAGTGCCACGTGGCATATGATGACGTGGAGGGCtaatgccacgtgtcacaagaTGATTGGTTGACATGTCAAATCGGTGACACCTGGCATGCCACGTGTCAggtcagtgacacgtggcatgccacgtggcacttgacatgtaaaaaagttatttataatcaaaatagtccttgaaagttcagacgtaagtcattttcatccctaaaattttaaaaattaatcaaattagtccttatataatttttttattttttcttgataatattaaatttaaaatatttttttatactactaattttaatagaaatgtaattgacaataaaaaaattagtaattgtatcttttcttcttaaaaatttgttcaataaaattatctcaaaaatttatgtatgttaacctaaacaaatttaataaaaatttatacatcttttttttcattacgTTATTACTTTCATTTAGTTtaacatacataaattttgattttgagcatataactttgtttaggttaacaAATACCTACATTtcaattttgagtatatatatatatatattccagcAAAATGtaataatgtaagaaaaatgttttagaatagaaaagaataagagagattttgacAAGAATTAGAGGAGttagataattttattgaacaaatttttaagaagaaaagatacaattactaatttttttattgtcaattacatttctattaaaattagtagtatcaaaaaatattttaaatttaatattatcaagaaaaaataaaaaaattatataaggactaatttgattaatttttaaaattttagggatgaaaatgacttacgtctgaactttcaaggactattttgattataaataacttttttacatgtcaagtgccacgtggcatgccacgtgtcactgaccTGACACGTGGCATGCCAGGTGTCACCGATTTGACATGTCAACCAATCAtcttgtgacacgtggcattaGCCCTCCACGTCATCATATGCCACGTGGCACTTAACGTGACACGTCATCAACCAACTGACGGAAGGACTAATGTtaccaattttaaatttttcggggacaaattttattatctttttcttacGGGGACTCGTTTGAAGATTGGGCTATCTTTCGGGGACCAATTTGGCTATTTACTCATTTAAAAATGGTGCATTTCTTTTGAAAGATCCATTTCTAACATTAGTACCTCCTTTTGCAAAAAACCTTAAACCAGAATTTCTTGACACATATAGATTTCTAGAACATGAGGCTCATTTGTGAAAGATGGATTTTCTAAAAACAGCCTCATTGTTAGAGATGTAATCCAGACTAGATTTATTTGAAGCAGGTTCAGGTTTTGAAGAACAtgcatttttatcaaaatatggcttttcaaattcaacatcaatgTTAGATGAATATCCAAGACCAGATTTATCAaatgatgattttatttttgaagatgatgctGTGAATTTgcaaaagatttttcaaaaattgcatcATTTTTTGTTACATACCATAAACCTGATTTTTTAAACAAAGGTCTTTGATTggcaagtaatttgtccaagttgcTTGAATTATGTGCAAATTTTACTAAATCATTATTCaaacttttaattatttcatttaatcttttatttccAGCTACAAGTTCTTGAGAGGGATCAATAATGTGCTTTCCTTTGAACTTTTCAATTTTAGAGTTTAAGAATCTATTTTCTTCAAAGAGATCAAAAGCACATTCAGTCTCTCTCACCTTTTCTTTCAAAAACTCATTTTCAGATTTGTATTATTGTATTTATTCAgcaatttttcaaaatggtGAGTGAGATCATCAATAGTAACATGCAAATCGTCAAGAGATAAGTCATAGTAATTTAccctttcttgttgatctttatcaGCCATGAAACAGATTCGTGCTTTCGGAGTCTTCTTCCTCATCTGAGTCAATCTTGAGATCCTCCCAAGAAGTCATAAATCCCTTCTTCTTTGGTTCCTTTGAGCTACCACCTCTGCTTCTTCCTTTGAGTCTCATCTTCTTTCTAAGTTTCctagaaaaaaatacaaactcgTCATCTAATAAACagtcactggattcatcatccaatGATTCAATGCAAGATTTAAGAGCCACTCATTTCCTTTTTGTATCATTTTTATGTGAGTGATTTCATATGCTAATAACTTTCCTCTCAGCTTATCATAGGTTATTTTGCTCAGGTTACTGCTTTCAAAGATAACAATAGCCTTGGTTTCCCACTCTTTAGTCACACTTCTCAAGACTTTCCTCACCAGCACTTGTTTGGAGTGAGTAATCCCCATAGCATCTAAGCCATTAATGATGATAGAGAACCTCTTAAACATATTATCAATTGATTCTCCTTCTTTCATAGAGAACATCTCATACTCTTTGCTTAGTATGTCAATTCTAGTTTCTTTTACTTGTGTGATGCCCTCATGTGTGACTTGGAGCATATTCCAGATTTTCTTTGCTATTTTGCATCTTAAAACCTTCTGATATTCCTTGAAGCTAATTGCACAGTTGAGCATGTTGACTGTCTTGGCATTAagtttctcatttttcttgtcATCTTCATTTCATTCTGTTTCAGCTTTGGGAGTGATAATACCATCAGCGCCAGATTTTGTAGGGATTTGAGGACCATTTATGATTATCTTTCACAGGTTGTAATCCACTGTCTGAACAAAgatcttcattctttttttttccaatagTTGCAGTTTTTTCCATTGAAGAATGGAGGTCTGTTGTTGGACTGTCCTTCTATCAGAGTGTAAGCCACTGTGTTAGAACCCATGTTGTTTGCCATCAAGATCTTTCCTCTAAGTTGTGAAACTTGATTTATTTGAGACCAAgttctgataccaattgatggttaccagtagctaagagaagggggttgaatcttggCCACCATTTTTTTAGCTTTTAATCCTTGTATTTTGTTGAAGTACTTTGAGAAGAAAATAGGATAAACTTTTGGTTGTCTCTTAACGTGGTAGAAGATACTTCTATTTTGTCTCCTATAGTGCAAAACCAAAAACAGAGAAGAGGAAGGATAATCATAAATGCTAATCCAACTTGTAAGGGAATACCCTCAAGATCACGATACAAAATAGAAATACTAACAAAAGATTTCTGAAATAATTTATGCTTTTTCTCCAAGTTTAGCTCACTGCCTTTTTTTCACCCATTGGTTTTTTCTTACAAATCTCACCATGTTtgtcttttttcaatgaaactTAGATAGACTAAACTgagaaaaagaattacaaaatggaaaccatgaaggagaagaataaaTAGCTCAAAGAGCTATGAAAAGCCAAATGTGTGCTCTCACTCCTTGCTCCAATCCTTGGCCGTTCACCCCTATTATAGAGGAGTGAAACTTCCAGGGCTTGAAACCTTCTTCAGCACATGTTAGTTCTCTTCTCTCAAAACACAGATGTAGCAGCAGCGTTCACATAGGAGAGAGATGGTAAAAGCAGTGACATGCAACCATACCTTCAATCTTTTCTTTCAACATTTTTCTTCAAGAATCTTGAATCTGAGCCGTGCATTCTTGCTTTGGCCCCAAGTTTGTTAATTACGATAGATTCCAAGCAGAGCACCATTGACttcaccttctccatagttTCCAGAACGGTGCTTGTACAAAGTTGATTTCTTTACGATTTCTTGATGAAACACAAATGAAAAAATTACCTTTTTGTGATTCTCTTTTTTGAAAAAGTCTTCCCTTTTGTTGTagccctttttttttcttgtttgaatttGGAAACAAACCTTTTGTTCTTCACGGAACCCTAGAACTAAAACTTTcctattatttctttcttctttgttcaAAGAGTGATGTGAcattaaaaaagagaagagagagaaaaacgaaTTTTGATTCGGTGGGTGAAGTGAATGGTTCAAAtgaaatgaaatttgaaatcACTAAGTTACCATCTAAGTAAATGAATAGATTTAAATGTTGACCACTATTGACCTTGTGTTTGGACATGGGCCAATtactttctttccttctttgtttttttatcatattatttGCTTTCACTTCTACTGAATTGAACATATGATATG is part of the Arachis duranensis cultivar V14167 chromosome 1, aradu.V14167.gnm2.J7QH, whole genome shotgun sequence genome and encodes:
- the LOC107471213 gene encoding uncharacterized protein LOC107471213, whose product is MSQSHGDVSHSRDDASRSRTRTRTRSPFRRLESRERSPIKRDEVYTQATSRPHQGRFEVRGESQRRKAKKQQEPIIMGATPFHPSILKVLLPKNFEKSTDMRYDGTKDPQEHLTAFEARMNLEGVGDVVRCRAFPVTLASPAIRWFNALPQGSIATFVDIFQSFLARFTTRIAKAKHPINLLGVTQKPGEPTRKFLDRFNDECLEIDGLTDSVTSLCLTNSLLNEDFRKHLTTKPVWTMQEIQSVAMEYINDEEVSQVVAANKWQLPNSSARQVSQVDRYQETPRDGTPAKQHKQPS